In one window of Bos mutus isolate GX-2022 chromosome 13, NWIPB_WYAK_1.1, whole genome shotgun sequence DNA:
- the CEP250 gene encoding centrosome-associated protein CEP250 isoform X7, which translates to MEAAEQARSTLQVDLAEAERSREALWEKNSHLEAQLQKTEETRAELQADLRGIQEEKEEIQEKLSETYHQQEAASAQIEQLKQETTRQEEMLAREVQEKEALAREKAALEVRLQAVERDRQELAEQLLGLSSAKEVLESSLFEAQQQNSLTEVTKGQLEVQIQTVTQAKEVIQGEVKCLQLELDTERSRAEQARDTAARQLAQAEQEGQAALQQLKSAHEEEVNRLQEKWEEERSRHRQELEKVLESLEREKMELEARLREQQAEMEAMRAQREEERAEAESALCQMQLETEKERMSLLETLLQTQKELAEASQQLERLRQDMKVQQLKEQETTGMLQTQLQEAQQALEQAAQQHRDSLATLQQEGRVLLQDKTDLQKQVEDLKSQLLSKEASQRFVDQEVQEKLREAQECSRIQKELEREKASLTLSLVEKEQRLLVLQEADSVQQQELSSLRQDMQEAQAGQKELSTQVELLKQEVKEKEADFLAQETQLLEELEASRVTEQQLRASLWAQETKVAQLQLRLRSTESRLEALVAEQQPGHQAQVQLASLYSVLQQALGSACESRLELNGGGDSAPSLWGPEPDQNGARILFKRGPLLTALSVEAVAAALHKLHQDLWKTQQARDDLRDQAQKLEQRLSDMEAEKSQVHTELQALQRQLSQNEEEKSKWEGKQNSLESELMELRETVASLQSRLQQAELQGVEAQSERKLLQAAKESLTAQVEHLQASITEARAQASAAVALEEDLRMARSALKLKNEEVASERQRAQALQEQGELKVAQGKALQENLARLAQALSEREGEVETLQGKIEELEKQREMQKAVLEVLSLDLKKRNREVDLQQGQIQELEECRSVLEHLPVAVQEREQQLALQRERIRELEKDRETQTSILEHHLLELEKKVQVIESQKGQIQDLKKQLVTTECLALELEEKRHQTESQRKAIEELEGQREAQRVALTHLTLDLEERSQELLAQGSRIQELEGHSTLLASELQEKEQEAMAQQDQIRDLQRQKERLSQDLERREQELVLLKERTQALEDQRSRQTKILEEDLEQIKLALRARGRELVSQRQLRQEWAEEGKGQSKAQRGSLEHMKLILRDKEKEVECQQEHIQELREHRDQLEQELQGLHRKVSETSLLLTQREQEIAVLQQHLQEARDQGQLKEQELQGRLEETQRVLVHRTQELQALQQQEAQDQEKNVKEQADSLQTALEQAHAALEERRAELEDHKEHARRLQEELAVEGRRSQALEEVLGDLRAEAREQEKVLRALQQQCAEQAQEHEAEVRGLRDSWLQAEALLDARDRELEALRAEGQASQRQEEAARGQAEALQKALGQAQAALREKEQHLHGQAELSRNLEASTATLQAALDSCQAQARQLEETLRKREGEIQDGDLRHQETVQQLQQALAQRDKELRELRRQGQLLEKSLAQEKQERRHEREGEEVRGLRESLRELQRTLAQKEDELLELREAQQRKDLEDAPHSHKTSPREEPSPPLDSSGPRLQRELERLQRALRQTEAREIEWREKAQHLALSLAQSKASVSSLQEAALLLQASVLERDSEQQRLQDELELTRQALEKERLHSLGLTSQAEQGPGGEPGIRLGEVSEVKMEPSPEAEEKQRWEQRLEHLQRAVAQLEVDRSRLQHHNAQLRTTLEQVERERRKLKRESMRASRAGVLESSGATTPSPTPQDGRGGQKVSSDATHVAELQKEVALLRAQLALERKQKQDYIARSVQTNRELAGLHHSLSHSLLAVAQAPEATVLEAETRKLDESLTQSLTSPGPILLCPSPSPAQGASR; encoded by the exons ATGGAGGCAGCAGAGCAGGCGAGAAGCACTTTGCAGGTGGACCTGGCGGAGGCCGAGAggagcagggaagccctgtgggaaAAGAACAGCCACCTGGAGGCCCAGCTGCAGAAAACAGAGGAGACCAGGGCGGAGCTGCAAGCGGACCTCAGGGGCAtccaagaagagaaggaagaaattcaAGAGAAACTAAGCGAG ACATATCACCAGCAGGAGGCAGCTTCAGCTCAGATAGAACAGCTAAAGCAAGAGACAACGCGCCAGGAAGAGATGCTCGCCCGAGAAGTCCAGGAGAAGGAGGCTCTGGCACGGGAGAAGGCAGCTCTCGAGGTGCGGCTACAGGCTGTGGAGCGAGACCGGCAGGAGCTCGCAGAACAACTTCTGGGGCTCAG CTCAGCCAAGGAGGTACTGGAGAGCAGTCTGTTTGAGGCCCAGCAACAAAATTCTCTGACAGAGGTCACCAAAGGGCAGCTGGAGGTCCAGATTCAAACTGTCACGCAAGCCAAGGAAGTAATCCAAG GGGAAGTGAAGTGCCTGCAGCTGGAACTGGACACTGAACGGAGCCGGGCAGAGCAGGCACGGGACACAGCAGCCAGGCAGCTGGCCCAGGCTGAGCAAGAAGGGCAGGCTGCCCTGCAGCAGCTGAAGTCGGCCCATGAGGAGGAGGTGAATCGGCTCCAGGAGAAGTGG GAAGAAGAGCGCTCCCGGCACCGGCAGGAACTGGAGAAGGTTCTGGAGAGCCTGGAGAGGGAGAAGATGGAGCTGGAAGCGAGGCTGAGGGAACAACAGGCAGAAATGGAGGCTATGCGGGCGCAGAGGGAGGAAGAGCGGGCCGAGGCCGAGAGCGCCCTGTGCCAG ATGCAGCtcgagacagagaaggagaggatGTCCCTCCTGGAGACACTGCTGCAGACCCAGAAGGAGCTGGCAGAGGCCAGCCAACAGCTGGAGCGGCTGAGGCAGGACATGAAGGTTCAGCAGTTAAAGGAGCAG GAGACCACTGGGATGCTGCAGACCCAGCTCCAGGAGGCTCAGCAGGCACTGGAGCAGGCAGCCCAGCAGCACAGAGACAGTCTGGCGACCCTCCAGCAGGAGGGCCGCGTCCTGCTGCAGGATAAGACAGACCTGCAGAAGCAG GTGGAAGACTTGAAGTCTCAGCTGCTTTCCAAAGAAGCCTCCCAGAGGTTCGTGGACCAGGAGGTTCAGGAAAAGCTGAGAGAGGCCCAGGAGTGTAGCCGAATTCAGAAGgagctggagagagaaaaagccag CCTGACTCTGTCGCTGGTGGAAAAGGAACAGAGACTCCTTGTTCTGCAAGAGGCTGACTCTGTTCAACAGcaagagctgagctccctgcgccAGGAcatgcaggaggcccaggccgGGCAGAAAGAGCTCAGCACCCAG GTGGAATTACTGAAGCAGGAGGTGAAGGAAAAGGAGGCTGACTTCCTGGCCCAGGAGACTCAGCTGCTGGAGGAGCTTGAGGCGTCTCGAGTCACCGAACAACAGCTCCGAGCTTCCTTGTGGGCCCAGGAGACCAAGGTGGCCCAACTACAGCTGCGCCTGCGCAGCACAGAGAGCCGGCTGGAGGCGCTGGTGGCAGAGCAGCAGCCTGGGCACCAGGCCCAGGTCCAGCTGGCCAGCCTCTATTCTGTCCTGCAGCAGGCCCTGGGGTCTGCCTGCGAGAGCAGGCTGGAGCTAAACGGCGGGGGAGACTCAGCACCCTCCCTCTGGGGCCCGGAGCCAG ACCAGAATGGCGCTAGGATCCTCTTTAAGAGAGGGCCCCTCCTGACGGCTCTCTCAGTTGAGGCAGTGGCGGCCGCCCTCCACAAGCTTCACCAAGACCTGTGGAAGACGCAGCAGGCCCGG GATGATCTGCGGGATCAAGCCCAGAAGCTGGAACAGCGTCTCAGTGATATGGAAGCCGAGAAGAGCCAGGTCCACACAGAGTTGCAGGCTCTGCAGAGACAGCTCTCCCAGAATGAGGAAG AGAAATCCAAGTGGGAAGGCAAACAGAACTCCCTAGAATCTGAGCTGATGGAACTGCGTGAAACTGTGGCATCCTTACAGAGTCGCCTCCAGCAAGCAGAGCTGCAAGGAGTGGAAGCCCAG AGTGAGCGCAAGTTACTGCAGGCAGCCAAGGAGAGCCTGACTGCCCAGGTGGAACATCTCCAAGCCTCTATCACAGAAGCCAGGGCTCAGGCAAGTGCTGCTGTGGCCCTGGAGGAAGATCTGCGGATGGCGCGCTCAGCCCTGAAACTGAAAAATGAGGAGGTGGCGAGTGAGCGCCAGCGAGCCCAGGCCCTGCAGGAGCAGGGTGAGCTGAAAGTGGCCCAGGGGAAGGCTCTGCAGGAGAATCTGGCTCGCCTGGCCCAGGCCCTCTCggaaagagaaggggaggtgGAGACTCTGCAGGGGAAAATCGAGGAACTGGAGAAGCAACGGGAAATGCAGAAGGCTGTGTTGGAAGTGCTGTCTCTGGACCTGAAGAAGAGGAACCGAGAGGTGGATCTACAGCAGGGACAGATCCAGGAGCTGGAGGAGTGTAGGTCTGTGCTAGAGCATCTCCCCGTGGCTGTTCAGGAGCGAGAGCAGCAGCTGGCCCTGCAGAGAGAGCGGATCCGGGAACTTGAGAAGGACCGGGAGACACAGACGAGCATCCTAGAGcatcatctcctggaacttgAGAAGAAGGTCCAAGTGATCGAGTCCCAGAAAGGCCAGATTCAGGACCTGAAGAAGCAGCTGGTTACGACGGAATGCCTGGCCCTGGAGCTCGAGGAGAAGCGTCACCAAACGGAGAGCCAGCGAAAGGCGATAGAGGAGCTGGAGGGCCAGAGGGAAGCACAGAGGGTGGCTCTGACCCACCTAACGCTGGACCTGGAGGAAAGGAGCCAGGAACTGCTGGCACAGGGCAGCCGGATCCAGGAGCTGGAGGGCCACAGCACTCTCCTGGCTAGTGAGCtccaggagaaggagcaggaggccaTGGCCCAGCAAGACCAGATCCGGGATCTGCAGAGGCAGAAAGAGCGTCTGAGTCAAGACCTGGAGAGGAGGGAGCAGGAGCTAGTGCTGCTGAAGGAGAGGACGCAGGCCCTGGAAGATCAGAGGAGCCGGCAGACCAAGATCCTGGAGGAAGACCTGGAGCAGATCAAGCTGGCCCTGAGAGCGCGGGGCCGGGAGCTGGTCTCGCAGCGGCAGCTGAGGCAGGAGTgggcagaggaagggaagggcCAGAGCAAAGCTCAGCGTGGAAGCCTGGAGCACATGAAGCTGATCCTGCGGGataaggagaaggaggtggagtGCCAGCAGGAGCACATCCAGGAGCTTCGGGAACACAGGGACCAGCTGGAACAGGAGCTCCAGGGCCTCCACAGGAAGGTGAGTGAGACCAGCCTCCTCTTGACCCAGCGGGAGCAGGAGATTGCGGTCCTGCAGCAGCACCTGCAGGAAGCCCGGGACCAGGGGCAGCTGAAAGAGCAGGAGCTTCAGGGGCGGCTGGAAGAGACCCAGAGGGTCCTGGTGCACAGGACCCAGGAGCTCCAGGCCCTGCAGCAGCAAGAGGCCCAGGACCAGGAGAAGAATGTGAAGGAGCAGGCGGACTCACTGCAGACCGCCCTGGAGCAGGCGCATGCTGCCCTGGAGGAGCGCCGGGCTGAGCTCGAGGACCACAAGGAACACGCGCGGAGGCTCCAGGAAGAGCTGGCAGTGGAGGGGCGGCGGAGCCAGGCCCTGGAGGAGGTGCTGGGTGACCTTCGGGCAGAGGCTCGGGAGCAGGAGAAGGTGCTGCGGGCCCTCCAGCAGCAATGTGCCGAGCAGGCCCAGGAGCATGAGGCGGAGGTCCGGGGCCTGCGGGACAGCTGGCTGCAGGCAGAGGCGCTGCTCGACGCCCGTGACAGGGAGCTGGAGGCCCTACGGGCAGAGGGCCAGGCCTCCCAACGGCAGGAGGAGGCTGCCCGCGGCCAGGCTGAAGCTCTGCAGAAGGCCCTTGGCCAGGCTCAGGCCGCCCTGCGGGAGAAAGAGCAGCATCTTCATGGGCAGGCCGAACTGAGCCGCAACCTGGAGGCCAGCACGGCCACCTTGCAGGCCGCCCTGGACTCCTGCCAGGCCCAAGCCCGGCAGCTCGAGGAGACCCTGAGGAAGCGGGAAGGTGAGATCCAAGACGGGGACCTCCGGCACCAGGAGACCGTGCAGCAGCTCCAGCAGGCGCTTGCCCAGAGGGACAAAGAGCTGAGAGAGCTGAGGAGGCAGGGGCAGCTGCTAGAGAAGTCTCTGGCCCAAGAGAAGCAGGAGCGCAGGCAcgagagagaaggggaagaggtGAGGGGCCTCCGGGAGAGCCTCAGGGAGCTACAGCGGACCCTGGCTCAAAAGGAAGACGAGCTCCTGGAGCTGCGGGAGGCCCAGCAAAGGAAGGATCTGGAGGACGCACCCCACAGCCACAAAACCTCGCCCAGGGAGGAGCCGTCTCCCCCACTCGACTCCTCAGGGCCCAGGCTGCAGCGGGAGCTGGAGCGACTGCAGAGGGCCCTGAGGCAGACGGAGGCCAGGGAGATCGAGTGGAGGGAGAAGGCCCAGCACCTGGCACTGTCCCTGGCCCAGAGCAAGGCCAGCGTGAGCAGTCTGCAGGAGGCGGCCCTGCTCCTACAGGCCTCCGTGCTGGAGCGGGACTCGGAGCAGCAGAGGCTGCAG GACGAACTAGAGCTCACCAGACAAGCTCTGGAGAAGGAGCGACTCCACAGCCTGGGCCTGACCAGCCAAGCAGAACAGGGGCCTGGAGGAGAGCCCGGCATCCGGCTGGGAGAG GTCTCAGAGGTGAAGATGGAGCCGAGTCCTGAGGCAGAGGAGAAGCAGCGCTGGGAGCAGAGGCTTGAACACCTGCAGCGAGCGGTGGCGCAGCTGGAGGTTGACCGGAGCCGGCTGCAGCACCACAACGCCCAGCTGCGGACCACCCTGGAGCAG GTGGAGCGAGAGCGGAGGAAACTGAAGAGGGAGTCCATGCGCGCGTCGAGGGCAGGGGTCCTAGAGAGCAGTGGAGCCACAACACCGTCCCCCACACCCCAG GATGGAAGAGGAGGACAGAAAGTCTCCTCGGATGCCACGCACGTGGCTGAGCTGCAGAAAGAG